CTGTCAGTACACACTCCCAAACAGTTAAACCCAGCTCTAATTCCAACTCTGCAAGAGCTTTTAAGTAAATGCAGGACTTGTCTGCAACAGAGAAACTCACTCCAAGAGCAAgaagccaaagaaagaaaaactaaaggtTAGCTTTATGGACTACTATCATTACCtttagggtgggaggagggagtaaTACACTTGGTGTAACTGGTTTAATAGTTGTGTGTTCAGCTGAACCGCCTAAATATAAATGCTAGAAACAAAATTAACTTCCCACATCCCCCCCTAACGTGATCTTAATGACTTTCAGAGAAATTTCCCTTCTGGCATGTGTTTTCACAGATGATGAAGGAGCAACTCCCATTAAAAGGCGGCGTGTTAGCAGTGATGAGGAGCACACTGTAGACAGCTGCATCAGTGACATGAAAACAGAAACCAGGGAGGTCCTGACCCCAACAAGCACTTCTGACAATGAGACCAGAGACTCCTCAATTATTGATCCAGGAACTGAGCAAGATCTTCCTTCCCCTGAAAATAGTTCCGTTAAAGAATTCCGAATGGAAGTTCCATCTTCGTTTTCAGAAGACATGTCAAATATCAGGTCACAGCATGCAGAAGAACAGTCCAACAATGGTAGATATGACGACTGTAAAGAATTTAAAGACCTCCACTGTTCCAAGGATTCTACCCTAGCTGAGGAAGAATCTGAGTTCCCTTCTACTTCTATCTCTGCAGTTCTGTCTGACTTAGCTGACTTGAGAAGCTGTGATGGCCAAGCTTTGCCCTCCCAGGACCCTGAGGTTGCTTTCTCTCTCAGTTGTGGCCATTCCAGAGGACTCTTTAGTCATATGCAGCAACATGACATTTTAGATACCCTGTGTAGGACCATTGAATCTACAATCCATGTCGTCACAAGGATATCTGGCAAAGGAAACCAAGCTGCTTCTTGACATTAGGTGTAGCATGTCTACTTTTAAgtccctcacccccaacccccatgCTGTTTGTATaagttttgcttatttgtttttgtgcTTCAGTTTGTCCAGTGCTCTCTGCTTGAATGGCAAGATAGATTTATAGGCTTAATTCTTGGTCAGGCAGAACTCCAGATGAAAAAAACTTGCATCTTCAGTATACTTCCTAAAGGGCAATCAGATAATGGATGTTTTATGTAATTAAGAGTTCACTTTAGTGGCTTTCATTTAATATGGCTGTCTGGGAAGAACAGGGTTGCCTAGCCCTGTACAATGTAATTTAAACTTACAGCATTTTTACTGTGTATGATATGGTGTCCTCTGTGCCAGTTTTGTACCTTATAGAGGCAGATTGCCTCCGATCGCTGTGGTTCTTATTATCAAAATTAAGTTTACTTGTATACGGAACAACCACAAGAAATTTGATTCTGTAAAGAATCCTCTTTAGCTGTGGCCTGGCATTATATAAATGGTGCTTTATTTAACAGAATACCTGTGGAGGAAATAAAGCACACTTGatgtaaaaataattgttttatttttattgacatgACTGATTGCTATTCTGTGCACTTAATTAAACTGATTGTGATgacttttcatttgtttacatacGTTGCTTCAGTCTTCTCCGTTGCTTCAGTCTTCTCAGGTGAAAGTAGTTTCACTGGAAAGCTGTTTCACTGGAAGTGTTACCAGTAGTCCACAAAACTAATGTGTCCCCACAGACTTCTCAATCCTCTCCACACCAAAGTGCAAAACCACAGCAGGGAGATGTGGAGCAAAACACAGCCAATTTGCCCTCACCTCAGCATGCTTTTGAATGCAATATACCACTGTTTTTTACGACCTAAGATTTACACACCTTAAAAACCCGAAAGTAAAATAAAGGAATAGTGTCAACATgccatttattttttgtcatctTGAACTAAAAGTACAGCTGCAAGCAAGCTTGCTATAGGACAAGCTTCAGCTTGGGAAACATCAACTATCTGCACTGAGGACTTACCTATTTCCAGAGGAATATCGATGGAAGGTCAGGTTAATACTTAATTTCAGGTTGTTTGCTACTTTTAAATCAATGCAGTGTCTAGTTATAATAAAGAGTCAAACAATGCTTTACATTGTATATATGTTCATAGATTTCATccaatataaaataaagacagtcgttttaaaaaaaagatagggaAGAGGTAAATGTGACACTTTTTCCGCTTACAAAAAGTAATgccttataaaattttaattcaacCATTTAGGGGGGTCAGCTGCAGTAaaccttttatttcttcaaaatgcTGCTTCTGCCAACAGAATTTCATGTTCTCTTCTTTACAGATAGGAACTCCTTCAATTGTAATTCTGTTTGCCCTAGAGTAGGCACAAAATTCAGTGCAACCATGGCATAgtgttctaagaaaaaaaataggaaccTTATTACCGCAttatgaaaaggaaaatttatcCATACGAAAAACCTAGCCTTAGTGTTTTGGGACCTTTAATATGAAGGGCACTAATTAGTAACATACCTTCTGACCAGTTCCTACATCTCCATTTCATGATGATCTTATTTGTTAACTGAAAAGAGAGGGGAAATTCCACTGAAAATCTTTTAAGACTTCCCACAATACAACACAGAAAAATCCTTTGATTGAAACTCCTAAGTACTAGAAGAATCAATGAACAACATACGGTCCTTCTTCCAGTTTATACATCAGCACCACTGATAATTGTCTTTATTGCCAAAATGTCTCAGAACAGCAGTAACATCAAGGACAGCAGgaatatataataatgttttaagTACAGTAATAGTAACCAGAACAAAGGGCTGCTGTTAAGGTTGAGGCAACACAGACCCTCGTGATTTCGGTGCGAAAAACAGCATATACAAAAAGTAATATTAAGTAAGTTAATCCCACCTTACTTCTTCAACCTTGAGTCTACTTAACAATCCTAGATATTCACCAGTGATGTTCCCATCAAACATCTGGAATTTCCCTCCCTTTTCAGTTTCTAATACAGCAGTAGATTTAGAaaacttttgcaccaactaacCAAATAAAACATATGTTATTCCAGTACACACTAAGACATAattatgaaatacaaaatataacaaTTACTATGGTTTAAAAATCCTAAACATGTAGCTTTtacttacagaaaataaaacaaactctcTCTTCCTAGAGGGAGAAAACTCAATGTAATGCGGACATAGTCCCAAAGAATGCCCATCTCCCCTCCAATTATTCAGAGACTATGCTCAGACTTCTGTCACCACCATCCCACATCCCTTCAATCAAAAACACAGCCACAAGGAAaaccaaaaaccagctcctgttcTTTGTAATGTATTTTCTCCCAATGTCAGCATTTAACATGCTAGCTTAGGGAGTTACTTACATCCTTTACAGTGAAGATGCTATACAGCTGCTCTACAGTTGTGTCAAACAGTTCCATCATGTGAAGAGCCACAGTGGGAATCCTTACACCCAGTGCCACTGGAGATGAGGCCTGAACCTGGAAAAGGGAAGAGGTTCCAGGGGATGATTAGCATAACAAGAGAGAAAGCTGCTTGGATTACAATAGTCTTCtcaataaaacatcaaatgtcccAAATTCCATACTGCCTATTCCAGACACACATAAAAGCAGCATGAAAAGCCTTTTTAGCACCACCAGTCTTGGTCTTTACTTTGGAACCAGAGCTCACTGTTCCTATAGCTCTTCAGCTCTGTTCCCAGGTTATGACTGAATACCCCTCATCCTAGCTGGACTTCCAGATACAGCCGTGAGCAGGTGAAAGACAACTGCACCTAAAGCTAAAGGGTGTCCATTACACACAAAACACCCATTCCAAGAACGGATCTAAACTCCCAATCCAAAAGTGAGCAAAGAAGGTTCTTTTATTATGCTATGTGAATCTTGAAAGTCATCTGGTTCTGTAGCCTACCAAAGAACACTGCCCTTAGGACACTCTTGAGTCAGGTATTTATCCCATAGAAAGGCGTGTCTGTTAACAATCCCTTCCATCAAGAATCAAAGTCTCATTTTATCATTTGCACAACAAAATGGGAGATCTTAGAGGACTCACGGGAGACTCAAAGGTGGAAGAAGGCCCTCGCTGTCCTCAGTTCTCCATCAACACGGCCATTCGGAGCCCTGACTCAAACACTTCCTTTACCCCTTCCCTACATTTTGGCCAACAGAGCTCATACCTGCAGGGTATTCCCACTCAGTTTTCTTTTGACAGTCAATTCCTGGGTTGCCATAGCTTTCGTTGGTAAAATCATTCCCGTTGTAAATTCTATAAAGAAACAAGGGAAGTGGTTTTAATAAGGACCTTTCTCCTTTTAAGCACAAAGAGTAAGGTAGAAAACCCAAAACagcatgtaagaaaataaaacatttataaaaataattcctgTAACATTCTGAGAATTTCAAGACCATTCCAAGTGTTTACATATAAAACTACTGATGATTAACAATGTGAGTTCCACAGCAACAAATGCCTTTTTTTCAAATGCCTCACTTTTATCAAGTTTTTGCTAAAGCAGCAAAATTTTCCAAAGTTCTTTTCCAAACAGTTAAGTTTTATATGATTAACTACTAATAGCTTTGTGGCTCTAACCTACTGTCAGACAATTTCTCACATGAGGGTGACCACTGCCTCACAAAGCTTGTCTTCACAGTATTCAAAAGCCTGTGAGCCAGCTACACGTGCGCTCTCATGGGAAAAGTGACAACCCCAAACCCATCTATGCGAACACCTACATACTCAGGTGGTAGGGTCCAAGAACGAGGTACAGAGATAAGGCACTGCTGGCCATCTTGCCTGCCTCACTTCTCTAATTTAGGGAAGACAATAACCTCACTTCCATGCAATGCGGATATTATCTAGGTATTTCTCAATTACACCTGTAATACCTGCAGTcactttcatccattcattcattcatccaacaaagatttattaagcacctactatgtgccaggcattgtgctagatgctggagatacagcagtgaacaagacagacaccTTCcatgccctcatggagcttatagtctAGCAAGGAAGTCAGACATTAAACAAGTAATTACACGAACAACTGATTTTCATTCCAGAAAACGACAATTAACAGTTCTGTAGGCAAAATGGTTCATGCTGTGTACAATACTGATGATCACTAATTATGGTCTTAACGATGACTAGCTCTCAACTTCCAGACTACAATTTATTCTGAAGTATAAACTTGCTTCTGGAGCCTCTGACCACAGTGTAGAGTATAACTTGGGTAAATAGAAAAGGGACCCTCTGGTTCACAAGGGATGCCTTCTTTACCCGTCTTAAGTGCCTTCAGGTAATCTCCAAGGGCCTCCCTGACCTTGGCAGTGCCTGCAGTTTTCATAAGATCCTTCAGTATAACCCCATCTCCTTTCTTTTTACTCACGTTGACCTACAAATCAAAAAATAGAAACCAAAGAAAGATCTGGTTTGATGTATTCTTACAACATTGGGCTGTATGGATGAGAGAACTATGGcagtggaggaaggaaagaagtggATGTAAGAGATGTGATAGGGCAGGATTTTAAGGGTTTTTAATCCAGGGTCCATGACAGGGTTGGGGGCCAAACCTTGCATGGACTTCATAGAATGTAAACCCCTTAATTTGCATACAAagttgtgcatgtgtatgtatataaatccTATTGCTGATGTGGTCCATGGCTTTCATGGGGTCTAGAAATGCACTGTCCAGTATGatagccactagtcacatgtggctactgagaaCCTGAAATATGGCTGGCCTGAATCAAGATTTGCTGTGTGAAATAATACGTGCCAGACTCCAAAGACTTACTAccaaaaatgaatgtaaaatacctcataatttttatattaattacatgctaaaatcttttttatatatactgggttaaataaaatatattattaaaattaatttcacctgtttatcttttttttttttttttaagagcttgCATCTCGTTATGTTGCGGAGGCTAaacccaaactcctgggctcaaacaatccttcccctcaacctcccaagcagctgggattataggcatatgccactacacctggctttaatttttttttaagggtctccctgttgcctagactggagttcagtagcatgaccatggctcactgcagcctcgaactcctgggctcaagtgagcctcgtaccttggcctcccaaagtgctggaatcacaagtgtgagccaccatgcccagccacagctTTAACTTTTTAAGTACGGCTACTAGTAAAACTTATACTGCAcatgtggcttgcattatatttacATGGAACAGTGCTGGTATAGAACCCAAAAGCCACCGTAATTAGGGAAATCAAGTTCCCATACAACCCAGCCTTGGATTATATACTTTTTTGGCAGAGAGGAAAACTGGGAAAGGGAGAAGAGTAGAAGACaggcagagggaaggaagaagagagggaagaagggggagACCAAGGGAGAAGGAAGCAACAGAGGGCTTTGGGGACGTCTCTAGTATTCCCAGAAGAAAAAGGTGtcaatttgaaaaaatttagtGTCCCGATGCTTCAGCTGAGGTGGGCCTGATCTTGGGCCCCAGTTTGAATCTAAAGAGTTTGTTCCGTAATGCTACTGAGAGATTAAATCTTAAAAACCAGTTAAACATTCTGTTGAAAAATTTCTCAGCTGATGGATCTGACTATAACAAAGTGGAATCTCAGGCCCTGAGCAGAGGAACCACATAACTGAAGACAGAGGTCTGGGACAGCCCCCGGCCTGTGGCACTGCATAACCTTTGTGCCATAAGACATACTGCTGGGCAGGAGTCAGCCTATCTTGGAAAGCCTTCACGTTAAATACGTTCACAAATCAAAAAAAATCCTTTGTCAGACTACCCTCGTTTGAAAAATATAGCGGCTGTACAAATGGTCTCACCCCCAAAACCCAGCTTTCAGCCAAAAGAGGGCACTAACTTGAAGCCAAGCATGGGAGTTACACAAGGCTCTGTCTCCCAAGAGAACCAAGAGAGCCACAAAAGCAACACGTACTAACTGGGTAGTTTACAAAAAACCGTGAGGCATAACCAAGGGAGATATAGCAGCTAAAGGCTGAGACTTTTCACCATTAAAGGGAAACGGCAAAGGtgcaggagaagagagagagtcaCATTCATCAAGCCATGCAAGCTGCCTGAGCAGTTTACAGTGCACACACTGTCACATCTAACGTGACAACACCCCTGGAAGAGAAATTAACcccttttcacagatgaggaggctaaggagggtgcAGCCAGCTGCCCAGGCCCCTTGCCTGGTCCTCGGGGGAGCTCAGGGCTTCCTGGGGCTTACTCTTTCCTGTACCACTCCAGCTCCACACAACACGCTGCCCCCACAGTACGGCAATCCTTCTCGGCAAACAGGCCCTCCACAAGGCACCCGAACTACCACACAGGAACCACACAGTCTGATCAACACTATTTGAAATGCCCAATGTCTGTAGCAGAAGCTTgactgaaaaaagaacaaaagaaatagaaacttgaTCACATACCTCAGTGTCATCTACTTCATTTTCCTCAGAAAGACTGGGTATTTCAATCAATCCCTTGTGCTTCACTCCAGATTCTTTAACGATGCCTAAAATGAGCAAAATGGGTTCTTCAATTATAATACAAAGTAAcaactgggccaggcactgtggcacatgcctataatctcagcactttgaaaggctgtggtgagaggatggattgagcccaggagtttaaagaccatcctgggcaacacagggagacactgtctctacaaaataaaattatctgggcatggtggcacacacctgtggtcccagttacttggaaggctgaggtgggaggattgctgggaggtcaaggctgcagtgagccttgtctcaaaaaagaaaaaaaaattgatttcatgAAAAACTGCCCTACCTCACTGAATAGCTCAGGTGCCCTCACAGGGTTCCACCACTCCAGGGCCCCCTGAGCAGCCACGGAAGAAAGGTCAGGCAGGCCATGGCCAAGGAGAGGGCATGAGGAGTCAGCAGCCCGCCATCCTGAGACGAGTGTGGGGCAAGTGCACCCATATTCCTCTTCTTGTCCCAGGGTACTCTTTGCCTGGGCAAAGCAGGATAAAGGAGTACCTTGAAGGGGAGAAGCAGTCACAAAAGCGATGGAAGGACAGAAAGGGACAGTATGTTCTGACCATGGAGGGGAGGGAGGCTCTGGCTTGGGGACATTGTGTGGGGGATACCAGGCAGGTAGACTTCTCTCAGGACTAGAGTGTTGCCTCCTCCCCAGTGGGTCCCAGCTGCCACCCTAGAGACTCGCTGCTGGAGGAGAGCAGCTGGGAGGTGTTCGGACAAGCCCTAACAGCCTGTCCTCTGGCTGCTGCCTGGCAGTGGCTGGGTCTTATCCTTGCAAAGCAGCCAAGGGAGATGGAAAAGACACAAGGCCCACAAGGTTCCTCAGGCCTTAGGGCTCGGTGCTGGGGGAGTGGGCAGGGAGCCAGACTGCTATGATCCAGACAGCAGCAGACACAGGGGGCTGCAAGAGAGGCAAACTCCCAGCCAGAGGAGTTCTGAGCCTGTTCTGAGGCGAAGGGGGAAGGGCTGAACACCCTCGTCTGTGAGAAAGGCAGCCAGCAGGGCAGAGGCTCGAGGCCAACTCACTGGACTGCTCTGGGGCACACACTCCAGATAGGAGCTGACTCCTGAGCTGAGGCTCAAACCCTaactcctcctcttcccttccctgcaTCTCCACAGACTTGGCTCCCTCAACAAGGACTGAGTGCGCACACGCTGTCTGCCCAGCCAGGATCGAGGCACCACTGGAGAACTGAACCCACAGACCCCAAAAGTGGACACACCCAAAATGCCCGGCAACTGATAAATGGAGAAACAGAATGCAGTATATGCACCTGTGGAATATtcatcagccataaaaaagaataaagtgctGCTACCTGACACAACACGGATGACCGTTGAACACATTATGAAGTAAAAGAAGGCAGACACCAAAAAACACATCCTACATGATTCATCTATGTGAAATGTTCAGAGGCCAATCCAGAGAAAACGGGTGAGCAGACACCAGGGACTGGGGAAGAggagggcaacaagagtgactgCTCATGGGTCCAGGGTTTTGTTTTGGGGTGGTGAAATGTTCCTAAATTGATTgtagtgatggctgcacaactctgtgactATACCGAAAACCAATAAATTATACACACTAAATGAGTGAATTATGTCTCAAAAGAgccgttttttaaaaaaaaatccctacccTACTGAATGACAGAAAGATGGAACAGGACAGTAAGCAAAATAGTTTTGTAAAGCAAGTTTCAGTGCCTTGGGGAAAAATAAAGTAGGGAAGAAAGATGGCACAAGGCAGGAGTCTCCAAGGATGCACAGAGATGGCTTTACTCAGGACAAAGACCTCAAGGAGGCAGGCAGCTACCTGGGGGAAGAGTGCTCCAGGCAGCAATGCTGGGAGACTCGTGTTCACAAGGGCCTGGTAGAAGAGGGCCCAGCTGACAGCAATGAGCTCTAAGCAGCTGCGAGTACTGCGAGAAGGGAAACCCCCATCCTTCTTGGCCCATGGAACTCAAGTGTGGCCAGAGTGTCAGGATCTACTAACGCTGATTCAGGAGCCAGTCAGTGTGCCAGGCCCATAGCAGGGGCTGTAAAAACATTCGCTGAATGATGAACGCACTTTGTCCCCAGCCCCACTAGGACCGAGGCCCCTGTTACCTTTCCAGCCCAGTTTGATGTTCCACTCATAGAAGAAAATCAGCTTTCCTTTGCGGCTGCTGCACGAAGCCTCCCCTTCCACCTGCTTCAACTCGTTGATCTCGCCGCGGCCAGCGTCATTATCCACAACGATGCCCACCAGGAGCTCCTGGAACTTCCCTTTGGACCAGCTGGTGGCATCCCGCTCTGTCCTGCCAGGGACCAGAAAGTCGTGAATGGAAGCCCCATCtgggatccacctgcctgggtgcCAGGGTCACGTCCAAGCCCAGCCCAGATCGGCCCAAGTCCTCTCAAGCAGCCTCGAAACCTGCCAACCTCCAATGTGCTCCTCAAACCTGCTTTCTACCAAATTCTTTTCATCCTGCTCAGTTCTTTAAGATATTATTGTCCACTATGCAAGTAgtattctgtcttaaaaacactGGCTTATTTAAGGGAGGAGGATCTACCTAGCTCGCCCACTGGAAATAGGCAAAGCCTAGGCCACATGGAAAGTAGCAGTAGTGAAATAATCAGAATCATGACAATACCAGCTATCAAGCGTCTTCGCATATACATCGTCTAATGTAATCTTCCCAGGTAATACTCTCACTTTAGGGGACAGAAACGAGCTGAGAGAAATGACATGTCCATGGGGCCAAGGCTAGGACACTAGAAAGTCAGAtctagctcacgcctgtaatcccagcactttggtaggcccaggcgggcggatcacgagatctggagttcgagagcagcctgaccaacatggtgaaaccctgtctctactaaaaatacaaacatcagacggacgtagtggcacgcacctgtagtcccagctactcatcaggctgaagcaggagactcgctttaactctggaagctgaggttgcagcgagccaagattgcccaTGCCCTCAGAGCTCCTCCGGACCAGCCAAGTCATGCTCCTCTGGGGACCGGCCTCAGCATCCCCTCGAGGGCCTGGAGGGACCACAGCCCCGGCCAGAGGCGCAGGGCAGAGGACATCCCTTCCGGAGGTTCCGCGGCGAAGGGCTGCCGACCTCCCCCCACGCGCCAGGTGAGGCGCGTAAAGGAAGAGGAGCTTGTCTCACTCACAGAGGGCCCGGCTCGCGGGCGGCGCCTGCGGGGTGGGCGCGAACTGAGATCCAAATTTCTGCCCTTTCCACTACGTTCCATACCCCCGCCCCTAACACAGTTTCTCAATCCAGCTCCCTTCTAACTCCCCGAAACATCCAGAGGGGTTGgcgggaggagaagggaaggccCTCAGGCCACAGACGGTGGGAGTGGAAAGGTCTGTCGGAAGTCACTCTTGGGGCCCAACCCAACTTTCAAAGAGAGGCAGCTGCAACCCTCCTCGCCGGTCTCCGTACTCAAGGACTCTCCCGAGCCGAGAGGCGAAGGCCGAGCCCTGCGTCCAGCAGCTCAGGATGGGGGGCGGCCCCCTGGCCCCGCGGCCCCGCACAGACCCCAGGGCAGCCCCGGCTCCCGCGGCCCGGCCCTCCCCAGATCCCGGAAGGAAGCCGCCGCCGGCCGCGCCAGTGCCAGTTGTTCACGTTGGTCCTGTCCTCCCGCTCCTCCACGATCCAGTGCGGGTCCCCCTGGCCCCACTTGGCCATGGCGGCGAGGACTAGGCGGAAAACAAGGAAACGCCGCGGCGCCTAAGGCTCCGAAGCCGGCGTTTCCGGCCGCCGAGCCCCGGGGCGGCGCGTTCGCAGCTCCCAGAAACTGCCAGAAGGCCCCGCCCCC
The genomic region above belongs to Gorilla gorilla gorilla isolate KB3781 chromosome 12, NHGRI_mGorGor1-v2.1_pri, whole genome shotgun sequence and contains:
- the AHSA2P gene encoding LOW QUALITY PROTEIN: putative activator of 90 kDa heat shock protein ATPase homolog 2 (The sequence of the model RefSeq protein was modified relative to this genomic sequence to represent the inferred CDS: inserted 1 base in 1 codon), with protein sequence MTWLVRRSSEGMGNLGSLQPQLPELKRVSCFSLMSSWDYRTERDATSWSKGKFQELLVGIVVDNDAGRGEINELKQVEGEASCSSRKGKLIFFYEWNIKLGWKGIVKESGVKHKGLIEIPSLSEENEVDDTEVNVSKKKGDGVILKDLMKTAGTAKVREALGDYLKALKTEFTTGMILPTKAMATQELTVKRKLSGNTLQVQASSPVALGVRIPTVALHMMELFDTTVEQLYSIFTVKDLTNKIIMKWRCRNWSEEHYAMVALNFVPTLGQTELQLKEFXICKEENMKFCWQKQHFEEIKGLLQLTPLNG